The Fusarium musae strain F31 chromosome 10, whole genome shotgun sequence genome window below encodes:
- a CDS encoding hypothetical protein (CAZy:CE12), which translates to MKFLPLAASVLTLFGGVESKKSPFFILTGDSTVATGGGWGDALLNNTKKLASGINIAKNGATTVSFRSQGLWDTALANVKSHKKDHEAIVTIQFGHNDQKTLTLEEYSNNLAVMIGEVEEAGGTAIVVTSLTRRTFKDGKVVENLSNERDAAIAVANKAGIKYLDLNTASTKYVNAIGQENADKYNEIEGDRTHLNFSGKLVFGRIVMDLLVEKRRDLARYIKTNKKLSQLIRDGIYATGAE; encoded by the exons atgaagttcCTGCCCCTTGCTGCAAGCGTTCTGACTCTTTTCGGAGGCGTTGAGTCCAAGAAAtcgcccttcttcatcttgacaGGTGACTCTACCGTTGCCACCGGTGGCGGCTGGGGCGATGCCCTTCtgaacaacaccaagaagctcgcaAGCGGtatcaacatcgccaagaacGGTGCAACGACTGTATCTTTCCGATCCCAGGGCTTATGGGATACTGCTCTCGCGAATGTAAAGAGTCATAAGAAAGATCACGAGGCTATTGTCACGATTCAGTTTGGACATAATGACCAGAAGACTCTTACACTGGAGGAGTACTCAAATAACCTTGCTGTTATGAttggtgaggttgaagaggctggagGCACCGCT ATCGTCGTTACATCCCTTACCCGTCGTACCTTCAAGGATGGGAAAGTCGTTGAGAATCTCAGCAACGAGCGCGATGCTGCAATCGCTGTAGCGAACAAAGCTGGTATCAAGTACCTTGATCTTAATACCGCGAGCACCAAGTATGTCAACGCCATTGGACAAGAGAATGCCGACAAGTATAACGAGATTGAGGGAGACCGCActcatctcaacttctcTGGAAAACTGGTGTTTGGAAGGATTGTGATGGATttgttggttgagaagagACGTGATCTGGCACGGTACATTAAGACGAACAAGAAGTTGAGTCAGCTTATCAGAGATGGGATTTATGCTACTGGAGCGGAGTGA
- a CDS encoding hypothetical protein (EggNog:ENOG41) produces the protein MSAYIDTILQNPQYAVLSAISLITILVVNFSFLTKDEKYPFLIPKKPLELSDRRVVKEFLANSKSLLANSRKVYKDQPYRAYTEIGKLLVIPPSWVEALKSNRQLDFLIPTKDDAHQYIPGFDPFGFDPKMPTVINKYITKALTKITGPVSEESALAIRDCLTDSKEWHGVKPQEDLIRIVSRVSSRIFMGEELCRDEEWTRVSSEYTLMSFGYGHILRTYPRWLRPYIHWFLPQCRAIRAKLNEARQCLKPHIDRRNAIKQKALAEGKPCPFDDSLEWFEREYEKHDPAKEQIAVSIVAYHTTSDLLAETLLNLCQHPELFQELREEIITVLTAEGGLTKGAMYNLKLMDSVVKESQRLRPILLGAFRRTATADVTLPNGDMLKKGEKIIGNMSHMWDSDTYDNALTFDPYRFVKMRQTGDDRKAHLVSTSTEHLGFGHGIHACPGRFFAANEIKILLCHLLLKYDWKLPEGCKPQPYFSGFKLLGDFSSDILVRRRTEELDIDSLSQS, from the exons atgtcAGCATACATCGATACGATCCTCCAGAATCCGCAATATGCGGTTCTTTCCGCAATTTCCCTCATCACAATCTTAGTCGTCAACTTTTCGTTCTTGACTAAAGACGAGAAATATCCATTTCTTATCCCCAAGAAACCTTTGGAACTAAGCGATAGGCGTGTGGTCAAGGAGTTCCTCGCCAACAGCAAGAGTCTCCTTGCAAACTCGCGAAAAGTCTATAAGGATCAGCCATACAGGGCTTACACCGAGATAGGCAAGCTACTGGTTATTCCTCCCTCGTGGGTCGAGGCCTTGAAAAGTAACCGACAACTCGACTTTCTCATACCCACTAAAGAT GACGCTCATCAATATATCCCCGGGTTCGACCCCTTTGGATTCGATCCTAAAATGCCGACTGTCATCAACAAGTATATTACAAAGGCCTTGA CGAAGATAACTGGTCCTGTCTCTGAGGAATCCGCTTTAGCAATCCGCGACTGTCTCACTGACTCAAAGG AATGGCACGGTGTTAAGCCCCAGGAAGACCTCATCCGCATCGTCTCCCGCGTATCCTCCCGAATCTTCATGGGTGAAGAGCTCTGCCGCGATGAGGAGTGGACCAGAGTCTCAAGCGAGTACACCCTCATGAGTTTTGGCTACGGCCACATTCTGCGTACATACCCCCGATGGCTTCGACCATACATCCACTGGTTCCTCCCTCAGTGCCGGGCTATCCGTGCAAAATTGAACGAGGCGCGTCAATGCCTGAAGCCTCATATCGATCGCCGAAACGCTATCAAGCAGAAGGCACTGGCTGAAGGGAAACCGTGTCCTTTTGATGACTCCCTTGAATGGTTTGAGAGGGAGTATGAGAAGCATGATCCGGCGAAAGAGCAGATTGCTGTTTCGATCGTTGCGTACCATACCACATCCGACTTACTCGCTGAGACGCTTCTTAACCTTTGTCAGCATCCTGAGCTGTTTCAGGAGCTGAGGGAGGAGATTATCACGGTCTTGACTGCTGAAGGGGGCTTGACTAAGGGGGCGATGTACAACCTGAAGTTGATGGACAGCGTGGTCAAGGAGTCCCAAAGACTACGACCAATTCTACTCG GTGCATTCAGGAGAACAGCCACGGCAGATGTCACGCTTCCCAATGGCGACATGCTAAAGAAGGGCGAAAAGATCATCGGGAATATGTCGCACATGTGGGATTCCGACACTTACGACAACGCACTTACCTTCGACCCCTATCGCTTTGTGAAGATGCGTCAGACAGGCGATGACAGGAAAGCCCATCTcgtcagcaccagcaccgaaCATCTTGGTTTCGGGCATGGTATCCACGCATGTCCTGGACGCTTCTTTGCCGCCAATgagatcaagatcttgctgTGTCATCTGTTACTCAAGTATGACTGGAAGCTGCCAGAGGGTTGCAAGCCGCAACCATATTTCTCTGGATTTAAGCTGCTTGGCGATTTTTCTTCGGATATACTGGTTCGACGTCGAACTGAGGAGTTGGACATTGATTCTCTTTCCCAATCATAG
- a CDS encoding hypothetical protein (EggNog:ENOG41), translated as MLCQALIDQLTGAGEASLQGMINTLTSQTYSLPGSENDLEFKGVAQSGSEILLNLSQQADQRAYSVQGLAALIASQGSKIQATKQGIDAVVEKFGLYDGDNYIGTLDETFSMIQTVLNNSVEAAQAAKDNWNRNMMETNTSASYIWIPVAGWISGSNAIIAKQNDVRMAWAEYEAHIAKKSTDTNKTAYALVGAVNLLSMQNRLICDSLQSVGVALQEIQSTFAAIGNNLGQAATLMAAADASVRISLIANQQAIQAGIIKAAKEIQDTLSAVKALVTIDSNIQTTGITADIAAPSIFSENPN; from the exons ATGCTTTGCCAAGCGCTTATTGACCAACTCACGGGCGCCGGAGAAGCTAGTCTGCAGGGTATGATAAACACGCTGACAAGCCAGACATACTCCCTACCTGGTTCTGAGAACGACTTGGAGTTCAAAGGTGTTGCTCAGAGCGGCAGCGAAATACTCTTGAATCTGAGCCAGCAGGCAGACCAGAGAGCCTACAGCGTTCAGGGCTTGGCAGCCCTTATCGCCTCG CAAGGAAGCAAGATCCAGGCTACGAAACAAGGGATTGATGCCGTCGTGGAGAAGTTTGGATTGTATGATGGCGACAATTATATCGGTACACTTGATGAGACATTTTCGATGATTCAAACAGTTCTCAACAATAGCGTTGAGGCAGCtcaggctgccaaggatAATTGG AACCGTAATATGATGGAAACCAACACTTCTGCTTCTTATATCTGGATCCCCGTTGCTGGCTGGATCTCCGGATCGAACGCCATCATTGCGAAACAGAATGATGTCAGAATGGCATGGGCTGAGTACGAAGCACACatcgccaagaagagcacTGATACAAACAAGACAGCTTATGCGCTCGTTGGTGCAGTGAATCTGCTATCCATGCAGAATAGGCTCATCTGCGATAGCCTGCAGAGCGTCGGCGTGGCCTTGCAAGAGATTCAGTCAACCTTTGCGGCGATTGGCAATAACCTGGGCCAAGCTGCTACTCTGATGGCGGCTGCGGATGCATCTGTTAGAATTTCTTTGATTGCGAATCAACAAGCTATTCAAGCGGGAATCATCAAGGCTGCGAAGGAAATCCAGGATACTTTGTCTGCGGTCAAAGCGCTTGTCACAATTGATTCGAATATTCAGACGACTGGGATCACTGCGGACATAGCCGCGCCCAGCATCTTTTCAGAAAATCCCAATTAA
- a CDS encoding hypothetical protein (EggNog:ENOG41): MEMEADCENDLPFLHQKLYTIAKAQEIQYLAVFDYWVNEKKSEIDAQDSSGKTALHIATEFHLTLEAKCLVRGGADVTIRDFDGRQPIYLACIGRQTEMVHFLLTKVKDVNALYNKNETLLASACQMGQLDIVNLLLENGVDANISDDDGQTPLHWACSDDEEEIVERLLQEDTLNINAVDKKENLTPLNSAVINAHANNVSLLLQKNADLYIKDYMDRTPLMTATRAKNLEIVRMILGHKVGWRDGYLEIADDRSLTPLHVASRQGSCEIASEMIRTGANCDARSRAGNDADYEDFPGYTLLHHACSEDQHEIGSLLLPEIPLPGFEVDAKAQDR; the protein is encoded by the coding sequence atggagatggaggcagACTGTGAGAATGACCTTCCATTCTTACATCAGAAATTGTACACGATAGCCAAGGCCCAGGAGATACAATATCTAGCAGTTTTCGATTACTGGGTCAACGAGAAGAAATCCGAGATCGATGCACAAGATTCATCCGGCAAAACAGCGCTCCACATAGCTACAGAGTTTCATCTTACTCTGGAGGCAAAATGTCTCGTCAGGGGGGGAGCTGATGTTACTATACGCGACTTCGATGGGCGGCAACCTATTTATCTAGCGTGCATCGGAAGACAAACCGAAATGGTCCATTTTCTTCTTACAAAAGTCAAAGATGTCAACGCTTTATACAACAAAAATGAAACTTTGCTCGCCTCTGCATGTCAAATGGGCCAGCTGGATATCGTTAATCTCCTACTCGAAAACGGGGTTGACGCGAATatctctgatgatgatggacagACACCCCTGCACTGGGCCTGTtcagatgacgaagaagagatagTAGAGCGTCTTCTCCAAGAGGATACATTGAATATCAACGCCGTCGATAAGAAGGAAAACTTGACCCCGCTCAATTCAGCCGTGATAAACGCCCATGCCAACAATGTTTCTCTCCTTCTGCAGAAGAATGCTGATCTTTACATCAAAGATTACATGGATCGGACTCCTCTGATGACAGCCACGAGAGCAAAGAATTTGGAAATTGTTAGGATGATACTTGGACATAAAGTCGGATGGAGAGACGGTTATTTGGAAATCGCCGATGATCGTTCTCTCACTCCTCTTCATGTAGCAAGCAGGCAGGGATCTTGTGAGATTGCATCTGAGATGATCCGCACTGGCGCAAATTGCGATGCTAGATCGCGAGCCGGTAATGATGCTGACTATGAAGACTTTCCTGGATACACACTATTACACCATGCCTGCTCCGAGGATCAGCACGAAATCGGTAGTCTTTTGTTACCAGAGATCCCATTACCAgggtttgaggttgatgctAAAGCACAAGATCGGTGA
- a CDS encoding hypothetical protein (EggNog:ENOG41) yields MKNHDADLARDAAQLAALGHKQELERNFSFVSMLGLAFSILNSWTALASSLSVGLPSGGPTAVIWGLVTAGVGSLSLAVSNAEFLSCYPTSAGQYHWAAIISPPRWVAIVSWVTGWVNVSGWVALSASGGVLGGQLFLGIITMYDPDFAPTRWQYFLLFLLYTFLGFFLNLFLASGLPMMTKIALIWSVCGLLATTITVLATSAPDFQPASFVFGEFINSTGWPGGVAFLLGLLQGGLGLTGFDAVAHMIEEIPQPCIRGPRIMVACVAMGLVTGFAFLVCLLFVIKDVDAVVASPTGPLVEIYLQATNSKAGTVCLLLFPMICLVFGTLGIMATSTRILYAFARDGGLPFSRVFAKVDQRWGIPVNALLLTNAIVIIFGLVYLGSTSALNAILAAAVIALSISYAVTPAINCLQGRKGLLDNRPFVLPEWLGWVCNLVGIAYTIVITVFLLFPPVSDVTASNMNYAVVAFAVIIIVSSIQWLVDGRHNFKGPTFDEDALFVSGIEETGGTKIGDDNDSKVNKIDAEV; encoded by the exons ATGAAGAATCACGACGCTGACTTGGCCCGCGATGCCGCTCAACTAGCAGCGCTAGGCCACAAACAGGAGCTAGAACGAAATTTCTCCTTCGTCTCTATGCTCGGCCTTGCATTTTCGATTCTCAACTCTTGGACTGCGCTTGCGTCGAGTTTATCTGTGGGATTACCTAGCGGTGGTCCCACAGCTGTTATTTGGGGCCTTGTCACAGCTGGAGTGGGGAGTTTGTCGCTTGCTGTTTCGAACGCTGAGTTTCTTTCTTGTTATCCTACTAGCGCGGGACAGTATCACTGGGCAGCTATTATATCGCCTCCGAGATGGGTCGCTATTGTCTCGTGGGTTACTGGTTGGGTTAATGTCAGTGGATGGGTTGCGTTGTCTGCTTCCGGTGGTGTTTTGGGTGGACAGTTGTTTCTTGGTATTATTACCATGTACGACCCCGACTTCGCCCCGACACGATGGCAGTACTTCTTGCTGTTCCTCCTATACACATTCCTCGGGTTCTTCCTCAACTTGTTCTTGGCTTCGGGACTGCCGATGATGACAAAGATCGCGCTGATCTGGTCTGTCTGCGGTCTCCTCGCTACGACCATCACTGTCTTGGCTACCAGCGCCCCTGATTTCCAGCCCGCAAGCTTTGTCTTTGGGGAATTTATCAACTCGACTGGCTGGCCTGGTGGTGTCGCTTTCCTCTTGGGTCTATTGCAAGGCGGTCTCGGTCTTACGGGCTTCGATGCCGTTGCGCATATGATCGAGGAGATTCCCCAACCCTGCATTCGTGGCCCTCGCATTATGGTGGCTTGTGTCGCTATGGGTCTGGTCACAGGCTTTGCTTTCCTTGTTTGTCTTCTCTTTGTCATCAAAGACGTTGACGCTGTCGTCGCTTCCCCAACTGGTCCTCTCGTCGAGATCTACCTTCAAGCGACAAACAGTAAGGCCGGCACTGTTTGCCTGCTCCTCTTCCCCATGATCTGCCTTGTCTTTGGAACACTTGGTATCATGGCTACAAGCACTCGTATCCTTTACGCCTTTGCTCGTGATGGAGGCTTGCCCTTCTCCCGAGTGTTCGCCAAGGTTGACCAGCGATGGGGCATTCCGGTCAATGCGCTCTTGCTCACCAACGcgatcgtcatcatctttggaCTCGTCTACCTTGGATCTACCAGCGCCCTCAACGCCATTTTAGCGGCTGCTGTTATCGCTCTCTCTATCTCATATGCTGTCACCCCTGCCATCAACTGTCTACAGGGACGCAAGGGACTATTGGACAACCGGCCTTTTGTGCTGCCAGAGTGGCTTGGATGGGTTTGCAATCTT GTTGGCATTGCCTACACGATCGTCATCACcgtcttcctccttttcCCTCCCGTCAGCGATGTCACAGCCTCCAACATGAACTACGCCGTGGTCGCATTTGCAGTCATCATAATCGTTTCTTCGATCCAGTGGTTGGTCGATGGAAGACATAACTTCAAGGGCCCTACTTTTGACGAAGACGCGCTGTTTGTCAGCGGAATCGAAGAAACTGGCGGTACTAAGATTGGAGATGACAATGACTCAAAGGTCAACAAGATAGATGCAGAGGTCTAG
- a CDS encoding hypothetical protein (EggNog:ENOG41) — translation MSGNNSTQSLPPEILNHNEGPSLIIVSAVSIPFALGVVAIRVWARHRKRMALERDDFMILLSLPLLWATAGVAIAFLTEFVYGTVLCTIKVGILLMYYRIFPTKSMRIGGYILGGMTFSWWIGIIFASIFQCSPVDKAWKPFMKGGTCLDKNKFFIGNSIPNIVMDAMIIALPVFEVSKVQVPRSQKIAIAGIFLLGGLIVIISCIRLKYIVALLQAGQEADFTKLISTPWIWTVIEPSVGLLCACLPTMQPLLYVLFGRFITKTTQDRSKEGIITIGGSGQKSADRQKGPAKDGPFRRLHDNDSAEEPVLWPETYHNQHNTVVEHSKGVAVDEIPLGTIAVKKDIRWEES, via the exons ATGTCTGGCAATAACTCGACTCAATCTCTGCCACCAGAGATCTTGAACCACAATGAAGGACCCTCTCTCATCATTGTGAGCGCGGTGTCGATACCCTTCGCCCTTGGCGTTGTGGCTATTAGGGTGTGGGCTCGACATCGAAAGCGAATGGCCCTTGAGCGTGACGATTTCATGATACTTCTGTCACTA CCATTACTATGGGCGACTGCTGGTGTTGCTATTGCAT TCTTGACCGAATTCGTCTACGGCACAGTCCTCTGCACCATAAAAGTCGGCATCCTCCTAATGTACTACCGAATCTTCCCAACAAAGTCCATGCGAATCGGGGGCTACATCCTCGGAGGAATGACCTTCTCCTGGTGGATAGGCATCATCTTCGCTTCGATCTTCCAATGCTCACCCGTCGACAAGGCCTGGAAACCGTTCATGAAAGGGGGCACTTGCTTGGATAAGAATAAATTCTTCATTGGCAACTCGATCCCGAATATTGTGATGGACGCTATGATTATCGCGTTGCCAGTCTTTGAGGTGTCAAAGGTGCAGGTGCCGAGATCACAGAAGATTGCGATTGCGGGGATATTTTTGCTTGGTGGTTT GATCGTGATTATCAGTTGCATTCGGTTGAAATACATTGTGGCCCTCCTCCAAGCCGGTCAAGAAGCAGACTTCACGA AACTCATCTCAACCCCCTGGATCTGGACAGTCATCGAACCATCAGTCGGCCTCCTCTGCGCCTGTCTCCCAACAATGCAACCACTCTTATACGTCCTCTTCGGCCGCTTCATTACCAAGACTACACAAGATCGTAGTAAAGAAggaatcatcaccatcgggGGTAGTGGCCAAAAATCAgcagacagacagaaagGTCCGGCCAAGGATGGACCGTTTCGCAGACTGCATGATAATGACTCTGCTGAGGAGCCTGTCTTGTGGCCGGAGACGTACCATAATCAGCATAATACTGTGGTGGAGCACTCGAAAGGGGTGGCGGTGGATGAGATTCCGTTGGGGACTATTGCGGTGAAGAAGGATATACGATGGGAGGAGTCATGA
- a CDS encoding hypothetical protein (EggNog:ENOG41) — protein MAPEPALDAVKAEDSVSVSIIQTEDDRPVVPMTWRLGSVLLICLISFGASWSARLTSSLKSTIKKELDINNTQFALLEASEEFLVTLLMMASGILTDRIGGAGAMLYGNLIMTAGALVIAGAATCRSFPLMIFGKVTAALGDIATQIAYYRVFAGWFAPGGGFGTTIGLQIGIARIGGFVGSSTANVISKNTGNFAWVFWIGACVAFFTNLCTLVFFVFTKIAHKRFRPPPDPATGEPLAEKNKTFDLNKIIQLPWVFWTIMLFSMVQTSCSNIYSQNATELAEHRFGVDAVAAGWYASLSQYAGFFLSPLIGAVIDTYGHRVTQMAICGTGMLLSMGLINWSSTTSGAAASYAFYAIFKTFGPVTIIEGIRTSMWHQDVFGTAYAAKVTMNNATNIIIRIITGVIQDADDGSYDRVTIVYVFLATASTVISLAMLLGTFWAPDLRILQFSRKQRILRGDIINERKSKSQGPSGKKARMISKVCFVALFVYVLGSWAAWIWGAATGHN, from the exons ATGGCTCCTGAGCCAGCTCTCGACGCCGTCAAAGCTGAGGATTCTGTTTCAGTCTCAATCATTCAGACCGAAGACGACCGTCCCGTTGTCCCAATGACCTGGAGACTTGGTTCCGTGCTTCTTATCTGTCTCATCAGCTTCGGAGCGTCTTGGTCTGCTCGTTTAACATCCTCACTCAAGAGCACCATTAAGAAGGAACtggacatcaacaacacacaATTCGCACTGCTTGAAGCAAGCGAAGAGTTCTTGGTTACACTATTGATGATGGCCTCTGGCATTCTGACGGACCGCATCGGCGGTGCTG GTGCCATGCTCTATGGAAACTTAATCATGACGGCGGGGGCTCTTGTTATCGCGGGTGCAGCGACATGCAGGTCCTTCCCGCTCATGATATTTGGTAAAGTCACCGCTGCGCTAGGTGACATTGCTACCCAGATCGCGTACTACAGAGTATTCGCGGGATGGTTTGCACCTGGTGGAGGCTTTGGTACGACTATAGGTCTCCAAATCGGTATCGCAAGGATTGGGGGCTTTGTTGGAAGCTCTACGGCCAACGTCATTTCCAAG AATACCGGAAACTTCGCTTGGGTCTTCTGGATCGGCGCATGCGTTGCCTTCTTCACGAACCTGTGTaccctcgtcttcttcgtcttcactaAGATCGCACATAAGCGCTTTCGCCCCCCTCCTGATCCCGCAACTGGTGAGCCGTtggccgagaagaacaagacgtTTGACCTTAACAAGATCATCCAATTGCCGTGGGTCTTCTGGACCATCATGCTTTTCTCGATGGTTCAGACCAGTTGCTCCAATATCTATTCTCAAAATGCTACTGAACTCGCTGAGCATCGTTTTGGAGTGGATGCTGTGGCGGCTGGTTGGTACGCTTCTTTGTCGCAATATGCTG GCTTTTTCCTCAGTCCTTTGATCGGAGCAGTCATCGACACTTACGGCCACCGTGTAACGCAAATGGCTATCTGTGGCACTGGTATGCTACTATCGATGGGCCTCATCAACTGGAGCAGTACAACCAGCGGCGCGGCGGCTTCCTATGCCTTTTACGCCATTTTCAAGACATTCGGTCCCGTGACGATTATCGAGGGTATTCGAACGAGTATGTGGCATCAAGATGTTTTTGGTACTGCGTATGCTGCCAAGGTGACAATGAATAACGC taccaacatcatcattcgTATCATCACTGGTGTCATCCAAGACGCCGATGACGGTTCTTACGACCGAGTCACAATTGTATACGTCTTCCTCGCCACAGCCTCCACCGTTATATCATTAGCAATGCTGCTCGGCACTTTCTGGGCTCCTGACCTACGAATCCTGCAATTCTCACGAAAGCAAAGAATATTACGTGGAGACATAATTAATGAGCGAAAGTCAAAGAGTCAAGGGCCTAGTGGCAAGAAAGCGAGAATGATTAGCAAGGTCTGTTTCGTGGCGCTGTTTGTGTATGTGTTGGGAAGCTGGGCGGCTTGGATTTGGGGAGCTGCAACGGGTCATAATTAA
- a CDS encoding hypothetical protein (EggNog:ENOG41): MSFKYDKLPNNDLFRIFELKPGKDVDPLHGNLRTFPRKEAPAYEALSYMWGSPDRVSVMKDIYSGSKLVTAWLGQADPGEAADTQTIISALAAIEFQQFCFLPHFPENKRLLELGLPTRESPAWGALNSMLHAPYFSRIWIIQELAVAPTYNLLWGDCFIPKVDFEAFQISVARLGMIYPDPGCLYVRMGGPSAGICPTIEWTVPMWFLGQYWKGEDLLELVSKTKASQATDPADKIFALIGLAGEKTFGIIPDYTKTKSEVFTEFALKAISETRNLKILNYCEVEDPTVQDRLPLWAPRWHHEVTGHYFDMTGGDFKSSNDMEISLHASTNAKVLQLKGLHIDKVKDTHSRPTMQVNIDFMAMSRMIMDHESLLKVQYGPYIIRPIALTMLNGRVEANHLQSRLGLPEHDSYLQLFTEHALQSLVSSFYYKNDGYDRDRRATIQLIKLAMDYRPP, encoded by the exons ATGTCATTTAAATACGACAAACTACCAAACAATGATCTTTTCCGCATCTTTGAACTCAAGCCTGGAAAGGATGTCGATCCCCTTCATGGCAACCTTCGAACATTTCCGCGAAAGGAGGCTCCTGCCTATGAAGCTCTTAGCTACATGTGGGGCTCTCCTGATCGG GTAAGTGTCATGAAAGATATTTACTCTGGATCTAAGCTCGTTACTGCATGGCTTGGTCAGGCAGACCCGGGAGAGGCAGCCGATACACAGACAATAATCTCAGCACTTGCAGCTATCGAATTCCAGCAGTTTTGCTTCCTGCCTCATTTTCCAGAGAACAAACGCTTACTGGAACTTGGGCTTCCTACTAGAGAGTCACCAGCTTGGGGCGCTTTAAACTCCATGTTACACGCCCCTTATTTCTCAAGGATTTGGATCATACAAGAACTTGCAGTTGCGCCTACTTATAATCTCCTGTGGGGAGATTGTTTTATACCAAAGGTCGACTTTGAGGCTTTTCAAATATCCGTGGCCCGTCTTGGAATGATATACCCAGATCCAGGTTGTCTATACGTAAGAATGGGAGGACCGTCAGCGGGTATTTGCCCCACCATTGAGTGGACTGTTCCCATGTGGTTCTTGGGTCAATACTGGAAAGGCGAAGACCTACTGGAGCTTGTTTCCAAAACGAAAGCTTCCCAAGCGACTGACCCGGCCGATAAGATTTTTGCTTTAATTGGACTCGCAGGCGAGAAAACATTTGGTATTATCCCAGACTACACCAAGACTAAATCAGAAGTTTTCACAGAATTTGCTTTGAAGGCTATTTCAGAAACAAGAAACCTCAAAATTCTGAACTACTGCGAAGTAGAAGATCCAACTGTCCAAGATCGGCTTCCTCTGTGGGCACCGAGGTGGCATCATGAGGTTACGGGCCATTATTTCGATATGACCGGCGGCGACTTTAAATCGTCAAATGACATGGAGATCTCACTTCACGCATCGACTAACGCAAAGGTCTTGCAGTTGAAAGGTTTGCATAtcgacaaagtcaaagatACACACAGCCGCCCGACCATGCAGGTGAACATAGATTTCATGGCTATGAGTCGGATGATCATGGATCATGAAAGCCTTCTGAAAGTTCAATACGGGCCGTACATCATCAGGCCAATTGCTTTAACAATGTTGAACGGCCGAGTCGAGGCTAATCATCTTCAAAGCCGTTTGGGCCTCCCCGAGCATGATTCTTATCTCCAGTTGTTTACAGAGCACGCACTGCAATCATTGGTATcatctttttactataaaaacGATGGCTACGACAGAGATCGGAGAGCAACGATCCAGCTGATCAAATTGGCAATGGATTATAGGCCGCCATGA